A genomic stretch from Hymenobacter psoromatis includes:
- a CDS encoding signal recognition particle-docking protein FtsY — protein MGLFDFFKKDKESKAQQQALDEGLQKTKTNFFDQLSKAVVGKSTVDEAVLDDLETLLVHADVGIDTTVKVIERIEKRVARDKYVSTNELDRILREEIVALLDAHGDSTGSRAILDRPDSPGHPFVIMVVGVNGVGKTTTIGKLAHRFHSAGKKVVLGAADTFRAAAVDQLIVWGQRVGVPVVSHGMNTDPAAVAYDAVKQGVELGADVVIIDTAGRLHNKVNLMNELSKIKRVMQKVIPEAPHEVLLVLDGSTGQNAFLQAKEFTRATEVTALAITKLDGTAKGGVVIGISDQFSIPVRYIGVGEKMTDLQLFDRHTFVNSLFKK, from the coding sequence ATGGGCCTCTTCGACTTTTTTAAGAAAGACAAGGAAAGCAAAGCGCAGCAGCAAGCCCTCGACGAAGGCTTGCAGAAGACGAAAACCAACTTCTTCGACCAGCTGAGCAAGGCCGTGGTGGGCAAAAGCACCGTGGACGAGGCCGTGCTCGACGACCTCGAAACGCTGCTCGTGCACGCCGATGTGGGCATCGACACCACCGTGAAGGTCATTGAGCGCATTGAAAAGCGCGTGGCCCGCGACAAGTACGTGAGCACCAATGAGCTTGACCGCATCCTGCGCGAAGAGATTGTGGCCCTGCTTGATGCGCACGGCGACAGCACCGGCTCGCGCGCCATTCTGGACCGGCCCGACAGCCCCGGCCACCCGTTCGTCATCATGGTGGTGGGCGTGAATGGGGTAGGCAAGACCACGACTATCGGTAAGCTGGCCCACCGCTTTCACAGCGCCGGCAAAAAAGTGGTGCTCGGCGCGGCCGATACCTTCCGGGCCGCCGCCGTGGACCAGCTCATCGTGTGGGGCCAGCGCGTGGGCGTGCCCGTGGTGAGCCACGGCATGAACACCGACCCCGCCGCCGTGGCCTACGACGCCGTGAAGCAGGGCGTGGAGCTGGGCGCCGATGTGGTCATTATCGACACCGCTGGCCGCCTCCACAACAAGGTAAATCTGATGAACGAGCTGAGCAAAATCAAGCGCGTGATGCAGAAGGTCATTCCCGAGGCGCCGCACGAAGTGCTGCTCGTGCTCGACGGCAGCACCGGCCAGAATGCCTTTTTGCAGGCCAAGGAATTCACCCGCGCCACCGAGGTCACGGCCCTGGCCATCACCAAGCTCGATGGCACGGCCAAGGGGGGGGTAGTGATTGGTATTTCGGACCAGTTCAGCATCCCGGTGCGCTACATTGGGGTAGGGGAAAAGATGACGGACTTGCAGCTTTTCGACCGTCATACCTTCGTGAATTCGCTGTTTAAAAAGTAG